The window AACTTCCTACAGTACATCATCAGCACCCAGCTGAAATTTGAACACAGGGAGACTGTGTCGTTGGAGCTTATCAAAGACTATCAAAGAATATCAAATTCTTGTATCCTTCCTTGAACATACATCAGATTCTGccacaatttctctttctttcagtttagCTCTTGGTAGAGCTTGTTCAATAAGCAAACCCTGTGATTTAGGGTTCCATTCAACCATATTAGGGGTACTTCTCCTCTATGGTAGGAACAGGATCAATTTTTGTAGcataatcttttcctttttgttgaagTAACTTTTTTGGACCTCCGTTTGTCACCAGCTTATAATTGtcatggtgagcatcttttccctttttaggAACTAGGAAAACCCACTTAGAGTCCTATCAGAGTCTATTATTACCTGAAGGCGTGCAAGGTCCTTCTTTGATAAGACCACAGATCATTTCTTATAAGGCTCCTGATATGACCTGAACTTTTTTGGAATTCTGACCTCATTTTCACATAcacagcagattttttttattagttatttcttGGTTAGTCAGTTGTCCTTAAAGGCACTCCGAGTTCTGTTCTTAAACTTGTCCTAGAACAACAGCATAGACAATATGCAACATCCAGAGATGCAGGGCTTGGATACAGGCATCTCAGTGACCTTGGACTTCTGCCTCACGTTCCTCTTTAAGGTGAACACGTACTGTGCCGGCACCACCCCTGCCCAGGACACACACGCTGGTGCTTGCTGCTGTGTCCTCCCTGGCCATGGCTGCCTAGTCTGTGGACAAGGTCTCATGTGCCTccagatgcagaaagaaaaagcTGCACACggtggtcagttttttttttttctttttatgtttatttttcagagagagagagagagcacaagcaggggaagggcagagagagggagacacagaatccgaaacaggctccaggctctgagctgtcagcacagagcccgatgcggggctcgaactcacacactgtgagatcgtgacctgagccaaagtcagaggctcaaccgactgagccacccaggtgccccacaatgatcaggtttttaaatccattctgcaAATCTCCTTCTGATTGGAGACTTCAGACTGgagtgcttctttttttctttccttttttttgttttttagtttatttgggagataaagagagtgcgtgcatgagcaggggaggggcatagcaggagggagggagggagggagagagagggagagagagagagagagagagagagagagaatgaatgaatcccaagcaggctgtgcaccatcagcatggagtccaacgcagggcccaatcttatgaactgtgagatcatgacctgagccaaaaatcaagagtcagatgcctaaccaactgagccacccaggcgcctcctggATGGGGTGTTTAATTACTGATGAAATAGATTTACGTCTTCCATTTGCTATGTGTTTTCCATATATCTTAGGTCTTTTCCATTCCCCCATTCCTCAATCGCGTCTCTTTGGTGTTACATAATTGTATTCTCGTGCCCTGTTTTcattcccttgtttctttttctgtatatgtTTTGGGGTTCTTTTCTTAGGGGGTTCATAGCAGCGTTCGGCATAGAGCCGCTTATTCTCCACTTCTGAGGCAACACCTTTCTGAGCACTCTCCCCCGAATTAGGAGTTTTTTTCCAAACTGGCTGATAGAAACCGGCACCGTTCCCAACCCCAGGAGAGTCTGGGCACGGTTCCCTCCAGCCTTGCAGATGGCTCCCTTCCCAGCCTTGGGTAGCTTCCTCACATAGTCATGCTGATCATTTCTGTGCTGGATACCCAAAGGGGGCCCTCTGCAGAGCTCCGGAGTCCTCTCTAGGTGCATGTCCTTTCTTTCTGATACTCTGTCCTGTGAGCCCTTGTGGCCTCAGTCTCCCTGAAGGCTCAACTCTCTCTCCTCAACTCGGGGAGTCCCTCTCCTGGCACTGTAGCCTGGAAACTCTCTTAAGGCAGTAGAGCTCACGTAGTTGGCCTGCCCATGTTTCAGGGGTTGGCAGCCTTCACTAGCCGGTTTCCAGCGTGTCTATTTCattgttgttgcttttggtttttgacTTTTGGTTATTACAGATGGGAGGGTAAATCCAGTTCCTGTCACTTCATTTGGGCTGGAAATGGAAATGGTCCCTCTTTTCTTTTAACGGATTCTTAGTATTCTCCTGTATGGGTGTGTCCCCTAACTAGATCAGCCCCCTACTGATAATCTGTTTTCATAAACAATGCTGCAGACTCTGTATATATATCCCGGCAGCCCTTTGTAAGAGTCCACAGAGAAAATCTTACCTATAGGATTTCCGAGTACAAGAGTTGGTGCGCTTACATTTTGGAGACATGGTTTACTCGCCCTGCCGTGTATACTTTTACCATCAGCAATGGGCCACTGATGGGGTAGAccttatattttaaacttaataaaatgacTCATGTCCTTTGTTTGTAGACCCAGCAATAGTTGGAGTGGATCACTTGTATTGGGTAGTGTTCCCGCTGTCCTTTATGAAGGGAATTAACATATTATGGTGGcagggcaccgggtggctcagtgggagaagcatctgactcttggtttcagctcgggtcatgatctcacagttccgtgagtccaagccccatgtcaggctccacactgacaatggaGAGCCTGCcggggattgtctctctccctctccctctgcccctcccccactcatgcgcgcacacgcacacacgcacactctctctctcaaataaagaaacttaaaaaataacatcttatgGTGCCACTTACAAATGTGCAGATTCTCAAAGCTTTGGAGACCTGTCCTTCAAGAACGTCAAAGTCTTTGTGTCCAGCTTAGTCTTGGGGCCCAGAGGTTTCTCCAAAGGCCCTAAGTCATCCTTGTCAGACGTcccagattttctttccttcgTGTCTCATAGTGAGGACTTTCTACTTACACTTACTGACCTCTTTCTTCCACTCCAACCAGGGCTCAGAGACAACAACGGGACTCCTTAAACGCAAAAAGCATACTTCCTTAACATCGGATGACGGAGCCTCCACCAAGCACTCAAGTGCTGACCCAACTGTGGATTCTGCAGATGGTCATGGTTCCGATCGGACCTTATCAGGACTCAGTGCCATGGGATACCCCTCCGAAGGAGTTGGCGGGGAACGAAAGAAAAGCACCCCCGCCACTGCATCCCCTGGTAGAGGACAGCACCCAAGGGCCCGTGACGAGGCTGGCTTGGCAAAGTCCCATCAGCCACCTGTGTCCCAATTCAGACTAGAGTCAGATCGTCACAGGACTAGAGAGCTGCAGCCGCACACCTCAGCATATCTAAGAAAAGATGAACGAGAGGCACACCCTGGTCTAGTTCAACAGGACTTGCCCTCAGCCACCGCGATCGGAGATCAGCATCCTCACGTGTACCCAGATCAGCAGGGGGGGGTACATGTTAGCTATGGTCAAATCTATCCGAGGCCAGACCAACGTGGAACAGCACCGCTTGGCATGGATCAGCTTGCATCGCTCCATCATAGCACTTACCCACACAGTGTGGTACCCCTCAGCGTGGGTCAGCTTGGTATGACGCCACCTGGAATGGATGAGCAGGGCATGGCTCAGCGTGGTATGATGCCACCACTGGTACCTGGCAGAGATCGGCAAGGCTTGCGACCACCTAGTACAGATCAGCCTGGTATGGTTCCATTTAGCACGTATCAGCACAGCATGATATTTCCTGGCACGGACCGACAGCCTGATGTGGCTCAGCGTGGATTGGTACCTCCTCACGTGGATCAGCATGGATTTTTAATAGCCAGCATGGATCAGCAAGGACTggcagtgcctggcatggagcAGCATGGACTGGTTCCGCATCTCATCGATCAGCACGGTTTGGGACCAACTGGCACAGAACAGAATGCTTTAGTCCAGCCTGGTTTGCTCCAGCCTGGTGCGGGTCAGCCTGGTTTGGTCCAACCTGGAATGGATCAGCGTGGTTTGGTGCAGCCTGTGGTAGATGAAAGTGGTTTGGTTCAGCCTGGTGCTTATCTACCTGACTGGGTTCAACCTGGTGCATATTCCGGTGGCTGGGTCCAGCCTGGTGCCTATCCTCTTGATTTGGTGTACCCTGATGCATATCCATCTGGTTTAGTACAGCTTGGTGCAGATCAGCCTGGTTTGATGCAACCTGGATTGGGTCAGCAAGATTCAGCCCAACCTGGAATGGATCAGTGCGATTTGGGGCAGCCTGGAATGGATCAACGTGGCTTGGTCCAACTTGGAATGGATCAGCGTGGTTTAGTGCAACCTGGCATAGTTCAGCCTGGGTTGGTGCAACCAGGAGCAGCTCAGGTTGGTTTGGTGCAACCAGGAGCAGCTCAGCCTGGTTTGGTCCAACCTGGAGCAGGTCANNNNNNNNNNGGTCCAACCTGGAGCAGGTCAGCCTGGTTTGGTCCAACCAGGAGCAGGTCAGCCTGGTTTCGTGCAACCTGGAGCAGGTCAGCCTGGTTTGGTACAACCCGGAATGGATCTGGGTGGTTTGGTCCAACCCCGAATGGGTCAGCGTGGTTTGGCACAACCTGGTTCAGCTCAGCCTGGTTTGGTCCAACCTGGAGCGGCTCAGCCTGGTTTGGTGCAGCCTGGTGCAGCTCATCCTGGTTTGGTCCGACCTGGAGCAGGTCAGCGTGGTTTGGTCCGACCTGGAGCAGCTCAGGTTGGTTTGGTGCAACCTGGTGCAGCTCAGCCTGGTTTGGTGCAACCTGGTGCAGCTCAGCCTGGTTTGGTGCAGCCTGGTGCAGCTCAGCGTGGTTTGGTGCNNNNNNNNNNGTCCAACCTGGAGCAGGTCAGCCTGGTTTGGTCCAACCAGGAGCAGCCCAGCCTGGTTTGATGCAACCAGGAGCAGCTCAGCCTGGTTTGGTCCAACCTGGAGCAGGTCAACCTGGCTTGGTGCAACCTGGAATGGATCTGGGTGGTTTGGTCCAACCTGGAACGGATCAGCGTGTTTTGGCACAACCTGGTGCAGCACAGCCTGGTTTGGTCCCACCTGGTTCAGCTCAGCCTGGTTTGGTGCAACCTGCAGTGAGTCAGTATGGTTTGGCCCAACCTGGAGCAGGTCAGCCTGGTTTGGTGCAACCTCAAATGGGTCAGCCTGCTTTGGTCCAGCCTGGTGCGGGTCAACCTGGTGCAGGTCAGCCTGGTTTGGTGCAACCCGGAATGGATCGGCGTGGTTTGGTCTACCCTGGTGCTGATCAGGGTGGTTTGGTCCAGCCTGGTGCAGGTCAGCCCGATTTGGTACAACCTGGTGCAGGTCAGCCTGGTTTGGTGCAACGTGGAGTGGGGCAGCGTGGTTTGGCAGAGCCTGGCCCAGGTCCACGTGGCGTTTTTCAACCTGGTGCCTATCCACCTGGTTTGCTACAGCCAGGTGCATATCTTCCCGGTTCAGTGGAGCCTGGTGCCTATCCACAAGGTTTGGTTCCACCTGGTGCCTATCCTCGCGGTTTGGTCCAGCCTGGTGCACTTCCACGTGGTTTCATGCAGCCTCTTACTGATCAGCGTGGCTTGAGGCAACCCGGTAGAGATCAGCAAGGCTCAATGCCATCAAGCACAGAGCTTCGTGGCTTTCCAACATTCCACCCGGAGTCTCTAAGATTTATATCACCATATCCATATCAGCATGGTGTAATGCCTCCTAGCAGAGGTCAGCATGGCCAGGTGTCACCGCTCCTCTCCGGTCAAGGCTTGGCACCACCAGGTACTGACCAAGAGGGTTTATCAGAAACTTACCAGCCAGGCGTGATACATCCGGGCACAGATCAGGGCGGCCAAATAAAACCAGGTGCAGACCAGCACAACCAGTCATACTCTATCCCAGAATCCCGTGACCTAACGTACCCTGGCCCTCGGGGCCCAGGCTTTCCTGGGGTAGATCAGCTCCAGGTCAGTGTGGATCCACAACAAACACATACCTCAGACCGAGCTGGAATTTCTGTCCAGACTACCCCAAGCCAAGAAGCCACCTCTGCCAAGAGTACAGTCTTTCTCAACGATCTCTACCGAGTCTCATCCGGAAGGGTCAATGTCCAGAGCGAAAGACATGATTCCCTGGATAAATTGTCTCCCAGCTTCCCTATAGCAGTGGAAACATTTCGTCTGATGGGAGAGCTCATTGGCCTTTATGTAGAGCTCAAGGAGAACATGAAGGAGCTGGATGAGGAGAAGGCTGGCCAGACGGACTTAGAGAAGTTACAGTACTTGCTTTCACTCATGGGTAGGTACCACTTATGTGGAGGAGGGACCACTGTGTTGTAACCTCCCCCCGGCCTCCTCTCCTGGCAGCTGAGTTTCTTCCTGAGTCGTTGCCAATAGCATATCCTTTCTTGAAAAGCCACTCTGGGTTCTACCATAGCCTTGGGGGTCCAAAAGCTGGAATTAAACCAGTAGAAGTGAAGAAGCCTCAGCAGAAGAGTAAGGTGGCTCTGAtgcctcatcaggctctctggaCAGCAGCTGAGGACAGCGGGCAAGGGCGGCAGTAGCACccaggggtgtgtggggggggaccTGGAAGAATTCAACTTCACCTTTGTTCACAGCTGTGGGACCAGAGAATAATTAAGATTTGAGAGCTGGGTGGAAAGTGTGGGTCAGTAGTCCCAAAGCCCTTTAGAATATTAAGCATCAGGTGGATTTTTATGGGGTGAAAACACCCCCCTCTGCTTTCTTCCCATCGCCTCCACCCAGTCACCAGGAAAAGCAGGTACATCTTGCTGCTTTCCAGGGTAGTTTCACTGTGGGGGGCTGGGACGGGGGGCCTGGTGGAGATCCCACCCTTCTGACTATAAGGCCTCCATTTTCATAGTCAAAAAGACTATACCACCTGACCTGCAGGAACAGATGAAGACCTTAAAGGCCTTGACCAAAGAAGTGCGGCAGGAAAGAGCCAAAGTAAGTAAGGGAGGGTCCACCCACTTGGCCTTTGAGAGCCAGCAATCCCACTTTGCACTAGTCTTTCGATAGATTACACAGTCCTCTCGCTGACATCATCTCGTCGGATCTTTACAAACCCATCAGATAGGAAACGCACCTCAAGCATCACCGTGTCCATTTCCTGGATCTAAAACCTGACGCTCAAAGCTGTTAAGATTCAGCCGAGCCAACAAGGAGGCCTGTGCTCCTTGCATCACATGGGGCCCTTTCCAGCAAAGCCCACTGTCTCTGCAGCAGCCTTGGAGCCAAGTTTGTGGGACTGTCTGGGGCCAGTGGTCATGGCAAGGAGCTGCTAGACCTTCAGCTGCTCTCTTAATGCCAGCTGTCCACATGCCCAGGATGGACGGATAGATGGATCGATGGATGTCCGGAAGGGACACTCTGATGGATGGCTCTTGTTAGAGGATAGGACCAGGACCGGGACTGGGGAAAGGGGCTTGTTCGGGCTGCAGGAGCATGTTCAGAAAGCAAAGAACTCAAGCCTGCCTGACCTTCCTCTTCCGTTGGGTTTGTAGCTGGACAAGATACAGAGGCTCCTGGAGGGCGAAAGGGAACAGGAAAtcggaaaagaaatgaaagacgaCCAGCTGAGCACGCAGCTGGGAATCCTCAGGTAAAACGCCCCTGCCAAGGGCAGCCTGTGTCCTGGCATCACGTATTCCCAGCCAAGGAGCCTTGGGTTCACTCACAGTCTGAACCGGGCCCTGTCTTTGACCCGGGCTGTGTCTGCCCTTCAGGGTGTCCGTGTCTAGCTCAAGTTACTGGTGAAAATTTCCTAAGTTCTTAAAACAGCTCAGCACCAGGgctaggaaggaaaaaagaggctAGTCTCTCTCCCCAGTCGGAGGCTGTAGGAGAGCACTTGCCAGAGCCCCTCAAGAGCCCTCACTTTGTGATGTCAGGTCTCACCCCCTAGAAACCTCTCAGGCCAGCAGGCGGGCACACACCTCCGGGACACGCGGCACCTGGGACTCCCTAGACGGAACCTGCTGCAGGGTGGCTGGGAGAGCCCTGGTGtgcatctttctctgcccctggtGGACCCGGTGGGCCTGGGCCCTTTGGGCGGCCGGTGGGGCCAGGCCATCCCTCCTGCCCGTCTCTCAGAGTCACCGTGGCCGACATTGAGAAGGAGTTGGCCGAGCTCAGGGAGAGCCAAGAGCGGGGCAAGGTCAGCATGGAACATTCAGTCTCCGAAGCCTCTCTCTACCTGCAGGACCAGGTAAGGATTCTAGACTCTTCAGGGGCAGGAACCAGGCCCCTTCTCAGAGTTGGCCGTGGGCGGTGAGGCTACTAGACTCTTACgtgacatatgatttgcaaatactttctcccactctcttttcacgctcttaattttttgttaatgtttatttatttttaagagagagagatagagcacaagtgggaaggggcagagagagagggagacacagaatccaaagcaggctccaggccctgagctgtcagcacagaacccgatgcggggctcaaacccacaaaccctgagattgtgacctgagcccaaggtggacacttaacctactgagccagccaggcgccccccctttacACGCTCTTGACAATGTCTACCTTTAAATCTTGAGTGATGCTACCGTTGGTCACCCCAGAGGGTCCCCACTGAGGAGTGTCTAGACAGCCCTCTGAGCACTTGTGGAAGGATCAGATAGGAAAAGCCACTGGGCCAAGGGGACTCATGTCAGGAGCCCTTCGGTGCTGGAGGCCCCATTCTGGGCCATTTCCAAGTTTGCCAGAGCACCTGCGTGTTCCATTTCGTGACCCCAAAGCCAGCTGTCCAGTGTGGGGCCTGAGGAGCAGCAGATGTGTCCCAGAGTCGTCACTCCAAAGCTCATGTCTGAGCTTAGCCACTTCTGGGCTgtcaggggtgggagtgggagggcATATTCAGAGAGAAGCCGCTCCCTGCTGGGCCGGCCTGGCCTCCTGCCACAGCCTCTTCGAGGCCCCAGCCTCCACACTCCCGATTCTCCAGCCACCTGGGCTTCCCACGTTTCTCTGAACACACTGCCGCTCTCCCTGGAATGTCCCTGCCACCCCTTCTTACCCAAACGACTGCTACTCGTTCTTCCCAACTCCACTGCATCATCCTCTCTTCTAGAATTAATCCATCCTTTTTATCCCAGGGGCCCTTTGACATGCTATCATGGGCTCTTCAGAAGAGTGTGGGCTCTTCTGGGCGCGAGCAAGAGTCTCACTGAGCTCAGGCAAAAGGGAGCTCGGTTGAAAGGGCACGGGGTTACGGGGGCTGGGAAAGAGCAGAACCTCCAGGGGGCAGTCTCACCGGGGGGCCCCCCCGcttgtctgtctttctgtgtctgtttctgtgtgtacctgtgcctctgtgtccctgttcttctccatttctctcaaaTACCTCCACATCTCTCTTCCGCGGGACTCTCGGCCAGCTTTCTTATCTCTCACACACGGCCCACAGTGGCTGCCAAGGCCCGACAACGTCGCACACTTCCAAGAGGGGGTTAGATTGGCCCAGCCCCTCTCTGAGCCAGGCAAAAGGTCAAACGCCTGTGGGACTGGCTGCCCCCAAATCGGGTGCTGACCCGAGACCAGTCCTTTGTGGTGACAAACCGGGACTGTGGGGAAcagaagagagcaggagagccAGTGGAAGGAACCTGCTCCCGCCCAGACCGTGAGAGACCCCCGCAGCAGAAGTAGCTCTGACCCCACTGATTTATTGTTACCGACACGCTGGATGGGGACAGAGCATGTGTGAGCCCACCCCTCCCGTCGCCAGGGCCTGGAGCCGTGTCGGTGTGTCGTCGGGCTCCTCTCAGTGTTTGTGGACTGGCTAACTGACATCACCACCCTAGGGTTTAGCTAGAAGAGCTATGTCCTTGCCTTGACTCAATGAGCTGGCTGGAGAAAGGTCCCGAAACCTCCCTCCTGCAAGGGTTTTATTCAGCATTAATGCTTCACTCCCTGAGCACCATATTCACTACTTAAAGGACAGGCACTGGGCATCTCCCATCGGCCGCACTCTCTGTGAGGCTGCAGCGACCGCCTGCATCGCACAGGCCAGGGGCAGAAAGCACACGCTAGCAGTGGCAGTGTGGACAGAAGGTGGCCGTGCCTCACTCACCGCCCTGCACCTGCCTTCTCGCCCGCGCCCAGCTGGACAAGCTCAGGACGATCATCGAGAGCATGCTGGCCTCATCCTCCACGCTGCTGTCCATGAGCATGACTCCTCGCAAGATCCTAACGGCCTCGGCACCTAGCCAGATCGACCCTGAGACCGCCTGCCCGGCCTGCAGCCTGGACCTGGGCCATCAGGTCAGCATGCTGGTGCAGCGTTACGAGCAGCTCCAGGACATGGTCACCAATCTGGCTGCCACCCGGCCCTCCAAGAAAGCCAAGCTGCAGAGCCAGGTGATTCCCGCTGGCCTCCCTCCTCGTGTGGCCACACGCGGCCCCCAGCGGGGGAGCCACAGCTCAGAGGCCCACAGAGCAGGGAGTGGCTGGTGGAGCTTTAACGGGCCTGAGGGCCAGTTTTCCATTGTGGAGCTCTTTATTGACCCCACAACAGTCCCAGGTCCTTTCACGGGGTCACAGTGGGGGCAGCAACAGAGCTGGCTCTGGGGACAGGAGACCACGGGGAAGAGCTGGCTCCGTAG is drawn from Panthera uncia isolate 11264 chromosome E1, Puncia_PCG_1.0, whole genome shotgun sequence and contains these coding sequences:
- the QRICH2 gene encoding glutamine-rich protein 2 isoform X7 — its product is MPPATATATVSLRELADLAIGTPEVGAVNFTALHTLIVAMLRSLNLQEVRINFQSPSPESSRSSELPRTALSAPQLAVPKEKPRSSSARPPALESQVKDLSKQLKTVTSQVQGIMSHVQHLTYPVGRLPVDSQDRPEGEMAVLLPDRARGGSVKIAKDGELDGERASATKATVLLHDVAEDVKALKEAKEKAQEHSEKAFQRLDELEKKIRERDKFLDLVGRKLSLMPVGEEVTMVTWEELEQAITDGWRSSQAGSETTTGLLKRKKHTSLTSDDGASTKHSSADPTVDSADGHGSDRTLSGLSAMGYPSEGVGGERKKSTPATASPGRGQHPRARDEAGLAKSHQPPVSQFRLESDRHRTRELQPHTSAYLRKDEREAHPGLVQQDLPSATAIGDQHPHVYPDQQGGVHVSYGQIYPRPDQRGTAPLGMDQLASLHHSTYPHSVVPLSVGQLGMTPPGMDEQGMAQRGMMPPLVPGRDRQGLRPPSTDQPGMVPFSTYQHSMIFPGTDRQPDVAQRGLVPPHVDQHGFLIASMDQQGLAVPGMEQHGLVPHLIDQHGLGPTGTEQNALVQPGLLQPGAGQPGLVQPGMDQRGLVQPVVDESGLVQPGAYLPDWVQPGAYSGGWVQPGAYPLDLVYPDAYPSGLVQLGADQPGLMQPGLGQQDSAQPGMDQCDLGQPGMDQRGLVQLGMDQRGLVQPGIVQPGLVQPGAAQPGLVQPGAGQPGFVQPGAAQPGLVQPGAAQPGLVQPGAAQPGLVQPGAGQPGLVQPGMDRRGLVYPGADQGGLVQPGAGQPDLVQPGAGQPGLVQRGVGQRGLAEPGPGPRGVFQPGAYPPGLLQPGAYLPGSVEPGAYPQGLVPPGAYPRGLVQPGALPRGFMQPLTDQRGLRQPGRDQQGSMPSSTELRGFPTFHPESLRFISPYPYQHGVMPPSRGQHGQVSPLLSGQGLAPPGTDQEGLSETYQPGVIHPGTDQGGQIKPGADQHNQSYSIPESRDLTYPGPRGPGFPGVDQLQVSVDPQQTHTSDRAGISVQTTPSQEATSAKSTVFLNDLYRVSSGRVNVQSERHDSLDKLSPSFPIAVETFRLMGELIGLYVELKENMKELDEEKAGQTDLEKLQYLLSLMVKKTIPPDLQEQMKTLKALTKEVRQERAKLDKIQRLLEGEREQEIGKEMKDDQLSTQLGILRVTVADIEKELAELRESQERGKVSMEHSVSEASLYLQDQLDKLRTIIESMLASSSTLLSMSMTPRKILTASAPSQIDPETACPACSLDLGHQVSMLVQRYEQLQDMVTNLAATRPSKKAKLQSQDEELLGHIQSAILQVQGDCEKLNITTGSLIEDHRQKQKDIDVLYQGLEKLEKEKANREHLEMEIDVKADKSALEAKVSRVQFDATTEQLNHMMQELMSKMSGQERDWQKMLDKLLVEMDSKLDRLELDPVKQLLEDRWKALRQQLKERPPLYQADEAAAMRKQLLAHFHCLSCDRPLETPVTGQIIPVIPMGPGLPGHRSIRPYTVFELEQIRQQSHNLKLGCAPFPRGDLAHMERSVGRLRTMHSKMLMDIEKVQIHFGGSVKASSQMIRELLQAQCLSSPCHRRVPDMADYTYSSAPRRCGGSHTLTYPYRRNRLQHLSQGLYPTEEIQIAMKHDEVDILGLDGHIYKGRIDTRLPGIPSKDTPVSASGMTKHKAKQPRPHTHRQQSLSDSSQLPSRPQSAQMLAGNNSAPSHRRKDRPVSSEGLLSQPNVAHPPSPSEMGNRPADVDAHLDVPPGEGLEEPTRGPRSTAAH
- the QRICH2 gene encoding glutamine-rich protein 2 isoform X10; its protein translation is MPPATATATVSLRELADLAIGTPEVGAVNFTALHTLIVAMLRSLNLQEVRINFQSPSPESSRSSELPRTALSAPQLAVPKEKPRSSSARPPALESQVKDLSKQLKTVTSQVQGIMSHVQHLTYPVGRLPVDSQDRPEGEMAVLLPDRARGGSVKIAKDGELDGERASATKATVLLHDVAEDVKALKEAKEKAQEHSEKAFQRLDELEKKIRERDKFLDLVGRKLSLMPVGEEVTMVTWEELEQAITDGWRSSQAGSETTTGLLKRKKHTSLTSDDGASTKHSSADPTVDSADGHGSDRTLSGLSAMGYPSEGVGGERKKSTPATASPGRGQHPRARDEAGLAKSHQPPVSQFRLESDRHRTRELQPHTSAYLRKDEREAHPGLVQQDLPSATAIGDQHPHVYPDQQGGVHVSYGQIYPRPDQRGTAPLGMDQLASLHHSTYPHSVVPLSVGQLGMTPPGMDEQGMAQRGMMPPLVPGRDRQGLRPPSTDQPGMVPFSTYQHSMIFPGTDRQPDVAQRGLVPPHVDQHGFLIASMDQQGLAVPGMEQHGLVPHLIDQHGLGPTGTEQNALVQPGLLQPGAGQPGLVQPGMDQRGLVQPVVDESGLVQPGAYLPDWVQPGAYSGGWVQPGAYPLDLVYPDAYPSGLVQLGADQPGLMQPGLGQQDSAQPGMDQCDLGQPGMDQRGLVQLGMDQRGLVQPGIVQPGLVQPGAAQPGLVQPGAGQPGLVQPGAAQPGLMQPGAAQPGLVQPGAGQPGLVQPGMDRRGLVYPGADQGGLVQPGAGQPDLVQPGAGQPGLVQRGVGQRGLAEPGPGPRGVFQPGAYPPGLLQPGAYLPGSVEPGAYPQGLVPPGAYPRGLVQPGALPRGFMQPLTDQRGLRQPGRDQQGSMPSSTELRGFPTFHPESLRFISPYPYQHGVMPPSRGQHGQVSPLLSGQGLAPPGTDQEGLSETYQPGVIHPGTDQGGQIKPGADQHNQSYSIPESRDLTYPGPRGPGFPGVDQLQVSVDPQQTHTSDRAGISVQTTPSQEATSAKSTVFLNDLYRVSSGRVNVQSERHDSLDKLSPSFPIAVETFRLMGELIGLYVELKENMKELDEEKAGQTDLEKLQYLLSLMVKKTIPPDLQEQMKTLKALTKEVRQERAKLDKIQRLLEGEREQEIGKEMKDDQLSTQLGILRVTVADIEKELAELRESQERGKVSMEHSVSEASLYLQDQLDKLRTIIESMLASSSTLLSMSMTPRKILTASAPSQIDPETACPACSLDLGHQVSMLVQRYEQLQDMVTNLAATRPSKKAKLQSQDEELLGHIQSAILQVQGDCEKLNITTGSLIEDHRQKQKDIDVLYQGLEKLEKEKANREHLEMEIDVKADKSALEAKVSRVQFDATTEQLNHMMQELMSKMSGQERDWQKMLDKLLVEMDSKLDRLELDPVKQLLEDRWKALRQQLKERPPLYQADEAAAMRKQLLAHFHCLSCDRPLETPVTGQIIPVIPMGPGLPGHRSIRPYTVFELEQIRQQSHNLKLGCAPFPRGDLAHMERSVGRLRTMHSKMLMDIEKVQIHFGGSVKASSQMIRELLQAQCLSSPCHRRVPDMADYTYSSAPRRCGGSHTLTYPYRRNRLQHLSQGLYPTEEIQIAMKHDEVDILGLDGHIYKGRIDTRLPGIPSKDTPVSASGMTKHKAKQPRPHTHRQQSLSDSSQLPSRPQSAQMLAGNNSAPSHRRKDRPVSSEGLLSQPNVAHPPSPSEMGNRPADVDAHLDVPPGEGLEEPTRGPRSTAAH